CATGATGAAATCGACGTCTTTCCTGGTACTTCGTGTTTCGAGTATGTGGGTGGTGCTGGCGCTGATCGTCATGCCGGGATGTGCACGCCGGAAGGCGATGGACGCCGGCGACGAAAATTTCCTGGCAAAGGGGCAGGTTACGTTCGAGCAGTCGTGTGCCAGTTGCCACGGCTCCGATGCGAGAGGAGTCGGTCCGGCCTCCCATCTGCTGGCTGTCCCGGCGTCGGATCTGACGCAGCTCAGCGAGAAATATTCCGGCCGGTTTCCTGTGGACGAATTATACAGCATGATCGAAGGTAATGAGAAGGTCGGCGCACACGGTACCCGAGAGATGCCGGTATGGGGCAACATCTGGAGTGAAAAGGACGGGAGGCCCGTACGCCGCGAGATGGTCGAACGTCGTATCAACGAGTTGATCGAGTACCTGCGGTCCATCCAAACCGAGTAGAGGAGAGACCATGAAGCGGACAGGAGGTTGTGAAACGTTGCGCCTCGCGATGGCGCTCATCGTCGCGATGAGTCTGTCTATTTCGAGCGTCGCCCGGGCGCAGGAGGATGTGGATCTGGACAAGGTCATGATCCGGGTGATGGGCGACGTGGAGGTGCCGGCCGGCCAGCGCGAGGCCGCGGTGCTGGTGATCCGGGGGGATGTGGATGTCTTCGGCGAGGCCGAACTGGTGGTCGTCGTCGAGGGCACGGCCCGGCTCCACGGGGCACAGGTGGGTGAGTTGGTGGTGGTACAGGGCGAAGCCTTGCTGGATGACAGCGTTCGGGTGTCCGGCAATATCCATCTGGTGAATGCCGAATTGGTCCGCGCCGATGGGGCAGTCGTCGGGGGCGAGGTGCTCTACGACAGCGGCACGCGGCTCGGACGCGGGTTGCTGGTCTTCGGGCTGCTGTTTGCGCTCGGCTCCATGTTAACGGTGCTGTTCTCTGGCCTGGTGATGGCGGCGGTGGCGCCTCGGGGCTCGCGCCGTGCCGGCGATGCGCTCACCAGCCATTTCGGCCCGACGCTCCTCGCCACCCTGTTCGTCTGGGTCGGCCTACCGATTCTGGCTGTTGTAGCCATGGCGACGGTCGTCGGCATGCCCGTCGGGCTCGGCATTTTCCTGTTCATCCTGCCGTCCCTGGGTTTTCTGGGCTACCTCATCGTCGGGATCCGGCTGGGCGACTACGTGATAGGCGTGATCCGGGGGAGCGACGAAGC
This portion of the Rhodothermales bacterium genome encodes:
- a CDS encoding c-type cytochrome; this encodes MMKSTSFLVLRVSSMWVVLALIVMPGCARRKAMDAGDENFLAKGQVTFEQSCASCHGSDARGVGPASHLLAVPASDLTQLSEKYSGRFPVDELYSMIEGNEKVGAHGTREMPVWGNIWSEKDGRPVRREMVERRINELIEYLRSIQTE